The Chloroflexota bacterium genome segment AAGGTTACGAAGCGCGAAGGTGGACGCGAAGGCACGAAGTTTGGACCACGAAGGCGCGAAGGGACGCGAAGGTTACGAAGCGCGAAGGGACGCGAAGGTTACGAAGCGCGAAGGTGGACGCGAAGGCGCGAAGTTTGGACCATCGACCATTGACAATTGACCACTGACCATTGACTATTTGGCTGACAAATAGCCAGGTGCCCAACTCCATGCATATCGGCGTCATCACTCACAACTTTCCGCGCTTTCCAGGTGACTACAGCGGCAATTTCGTCGCCTATCTGAGCGAAGCGCTGGCCCGCGAGGGGAACCGTGTCACCATCCTGGCACCCTGGGACGCGGCCTATCGACCCCCGCCACCCGATAGCCAGGTCGACCGTTTTCTGTGGCGTTATGCACCCAGGGCCGATTGGCATCGCCTGGGTTACATGCGGACCATGGAAGCCGACGTGAAAATGCGAGGTGAGACCTACTGGCTCGCCCCCGGCTTCTTCGCGGCCGGCACATTGGCCACATTGCAGTGGTGCCTGATCAACAAGCCCGACGTTTTACATGCCCACTGGCTGTTGCCCGGCGGCTTTTTCGGTGCCGTGGCAAGCCGGCTTCTGGGCATTCCCCTGGTCGTTTCCATTCCCGGCTCTGATGCCCTGGTCGCTCGCCAGAATCCCGTCATGCGTTCGATGGCAAAATTTGTGCTCGATCAGGCTGACCTGATAACCGCCAACAGTGGCAGTCTGCGCGATGTCGCCGTGAATGAGTTGGGCGCCGATCCCAGGCGCTTCGAGTTGATCATCTACGGCGTTGACCCCAGGGCCATGACTGTCGATCGCAGCAAGAATGCTGAATTGCGGGCTGAACTTGGCGTGGCGCCCGACGAACTCCTGCTACTGGCTGTAGGCCGCATGGTCTACAAAAAAGGCTTCGATGTGCTCATCCGGGCCATGGCGATGATCAAACAAAGTGGTGTGCTGGAGACAGGCGCTGCCCTGCCGAAACTGCGGCTGGCCTTCGTCGGCGAAGGCGATCTCTGGCAGGAATGGCAAGAGCTGGCACGAGACCTGGGGGTCGATGAAGACATCGTCTGGCCTGGCACGGTGCCCTTCGATCAGATGCAAGGCATGTATAACGCCGCGGATGTCCTGGTCATGCCGTCGGTGACCAGACCGGCCACCGGCCTGAGCGTCACGGTGCTGGATGCCATGGCATGCGGCAAACCCATCATCGGCAGCACGGCGGCCGGCAATCCCCTGGTCGTCCGGGAGGGCCACAATGGCTATATCGTGCCTGAAGGTGATCCGGCTGCGCTGGCAGGGGCGATTCTGCGCTTCGCTGCCCTGCCATGCGAAACCCGTGAAGAGATGGGGAAAAAGAGTCGTCGCCTGGTCGAAGAGCAATTTGCCTGGGAACATCTGGCCCGTCGCTATCTGGAAAACTTCAAGCGGCTGGCAGCAGGGCGGGTACTTCTTGGGAAACAGGATGGGTTGCGGTAAAATGATCGAATGCCTCGCCGACCAAAGGATGTTCGAGCTTGAGTAAAGCGCATTCGGCCAGCCACAGCAGACGCCCACCCCGCTGGGCTGTGGCCTTGCTGTGGGCATTGATCGTTATTTACACCCTTTATTTCTCGGCGGTTTCAATCCGCCTTCACGACGCCCATCAGACCCACGCGTCCGACCTTGGACAGATCGATCTGGCCATCTGGAACACCAGCCAGGGCCGCTTCGTCGAGCAAATCAAGGGGGACCAGATCACGACCCGCATGACCGATCATGTGGAGCCGATCTTCGCGCCTGTTTCTACAGTATTTTGGATTTGGGATGATGTCAGGGCACTGCTGATACTTCAGGCAGCCCTGCTTGCCCTGGGCGCCTGGCCTGTGTTCCATTATGCCTACGACCGGGTAATGGACAAAGAGAGCGATTCCGCCGGCGATGCCAAATGGTCTGCCCTGACGGCGTTGGCGTTTGTGGCGGCCTACCTGCTGTATCCGTCACTTCAGGCCGCCAGTGCTGCGGAATTTCACGCCCTGCCTCTGGCAACGCCGCTCATCTTGTTTGCGTTTCTCTTCGCGCAGCGCAGGCAGTGGGGGCGATTCGCGGTCGCGGCGTTGCTCGTTGCCACAGTACAGGAGGGCACAGCGCTGCTGGCGGCCGCACTGGGAGCCTATGCCCTGGGAATCGGGATATACCGGTTGATTCAAGGCAGAGGTGATGCTTCAGTTTCGACTGATCCGGTATGGCACAACAGCCAGGTTATGCGGCCACTGGTTACAGGCGCCATCGTTCTCGCTGCCGGGCTTCTCTGGTTCTATCTGGCAACCTTCGTGATCGTGCCGGTCTATGCGGCAGAGGCGTACGGCCTGGATGAGAGCCCCTATGTAGCTCGCTACGGCGCCCTGGGCAGCAGCTTTGGCGATGTCATCACGAGCCTGTTCACCCGGCCCGGAACGGTTCTCAGGATTGCCATGGAGCCCCTGCGGCTGCGCTATCTCTTGCTGATATTGGCGCCCCTTGGTTTTCTGTCGCTGATCGGCTTCGAGATCCTGCTGGTTGGGCTTCCGCTGTTCCTTGCCAATTTCCTCAGTGCCTTTCCCTTCCAGTACAGCGGCCAGTTGCACTATTCTACCCCCCTGGCAGCCTACGTTGTCATTGCAGCCATCGTGGGCGCCCAGCGCCTGCGACCCGCCGCGCGCCAGGTCGCCGTGATCGCCGGGAACCGTGGTCTGTGGACCGCCTACCGAAAGCATTTTCTCCTGATCGGCTGGATCCTTGTCTGGAGTATTGGCTGCCAGATCCTGTCTGGCTACACGCCGATCGGCAGCAACTTTCGGCAGAGCTGGCCGGCAGTGACGCCGCACCACAGGCTGCTGGCCCGTTTCGCGGACCAGATTCCGGATGAGGCAGCTCTCTCCACCATGCCTTCGTTGCACCCTCACCTGAGCCACCGGGAACGAATCTATCGCTTCCCCGTGCTGGCCGACAGCCAATTCGTCCTGCTGGACATCGCCGCCAGAACGGGTTGGTCCATGCACCCGGAAGAGATGAAACGACAGGCGATGGACATGCTGAACTCGGGTGAATGGATGGTAGAGGACGCCGCCGATGGATATCTGTTGCTTCGACGGGCATCGGGAGGCCAGGACACAGGTCCGGCAGGTGATCTTCCGCCGGAGTTCTATTCTTTTGCGCGTCCCCGGCACGAACCCCAATACCCGCTCGACATCACATTTGGTGACAGGGTCAAACTGTTGGGCTACGATGTTCTCGACGACAGCGAATGGCGACAGACGGCCATCCGCCTCTACTGGCAGGCACTGGACAGCCTGCCCGACGACCTGCAACTGCGCGCCTTTTTCATGACACCGGACGGCCAGGAGGTCGATAGCAGCGACCAACGACCCTTGATCCAGCCCATCTGGTTGCCACCGTCGGCCTGGCCCGTGGGTGAAACGATCGTCACCGACAAGCTGCACTGGTTCCTGCCCAGGGAATGGGCGTTGGCAGCCGGCGTTTATCAGGGAAACGACTGGGAATCAAACCAGCGCTGGACCATCAGCGCTGGCCAACAGAAACCAGGATTCGACGACAACAGCTGGACCATAGCCGGTACCTACCATCGTGTGAATGGCCAACTTCAACCATCGGACGGACTGACTGATCTGGAACCGCTGGACGTGGCATTTGGAGGCGATGGCTGGACTACCCGTCTCACCGGTGTGTCTCTCCCGCGGCGGGCTGCGCCGGGGACAAGCGTTCCCCTGTCTCTGCAGTGGCAGTCCAACGGTCCATCCATGCGGGACTATACCATCTTTCTGCACCTGCGGGATGTCGGCGGGCGCACTGTGGCCCAGGCAGATGCCGGTCCCACCTGGTACGGCCCTCGTCCCACCAGCCAGTGGCCGGCCGATGAAACGCTTCAATCCGCGCATACTCTCCAGCTATCGCCCGACCTGGAACCCGGGTTGTATGATGTGGTGGCAGGGTGGTATTACTGGGAAACTATGGAACGGCTGGCGAAACTGGGTCCGGATGGCCAACCGGTGGGCGATGAAACAGTGATCGCTCAGTTGGCAGTGGATTCCACTGCAGGCCCGGATCCTGATCTTTGTTGTGCATTGGTGCCTGAGTGCTGCGCCAGCCAATGACGAATTGTTAACTGAAGTTACGTAGAACAGTGGCCCACGGACGGTATTCAGTAATCGGTGATCGGTATTCGGATGGGATTCGACGCGGTTCTGGATCGGATTACCGATTACCGGTAACCGATTACCCGGATTGCGACTCTGCGACCCTCTGGGCCGCGGTCAGCGGTCGGTTAATCGAAAGCGAAGACAAAGAGCCATGCAAGCATTAGTGATCGGTGGCAATGGATTCATCGGATCGCATCTCGTGGACCGGCTGATCGAGCTGGACTGGGATGTGGTCGTGCTGGATATCCAGGAACGCCGGTGGGACCCCTTGCCCGGGCAGGTGAACTTCATCCGTGGCGACCTGAGTCGCGCCTACCTGGTGAGAGAGGCACTTGCCGGCGCGGACCTGCTCTTCCACCTGGCCTGGTCGACGATTCATGAAGTGGCCAACCGCGACCCTGGCGCCGACGTCGAAAACAACCTCATTCCCTCGATAGAACTGATACAGGCCGCGCAGCGAGTTGGCGTCAGCCGCTTTGTATTCACCTCATCGGGCGGCACCGTCTATGGACCGACCCGGCAGGTTCCCACTCCCGAGACCCATCCACGGAACCCGATTACGGCCTATGGAGTCAGCAAGCTGGCGGTAGAAAAGTATCTTCAGATGTATCATCACATCGGTGATCTCGACTACGCGGTTCTGCGGCCGTCGGTCCCTTACGGCCCCCGGCAGAATCCGCTGGGCAACCAGGGAGCCGTGGCTGTTTTCCTCTACCGCGTGGCCCGGGGCCTTCCGATAACCATCTGGGGCGATGGCAGCATCACCCGCGATTTTTTCTACATCACCGACCTGGTGGATGCACTGATCCGCGCGGCCGAAGAGCCGTTGTCGGACGAGCGCACCTTCAACATCGGCGGTACACAGGAAATCTCTCTCAACCAACTGGTGAAAGTTGTGGAGAAAACGGTGGGCAAAAAAGCGGTGGCAGAGTACCTGCCTGCCCGCCCATTCGATGCCCCTCGTGTCCACCTGGACACCAGCCGGGCGCAGGCGGTCCTTGATTGGCAGCCGAAGGTCGATCTCGAGCCAGGCATCCAGAAAACATGGGCATGGATCAATGACAACTTTTCCTGACCTTGCCTTGCCGTCGCAAACGACAAGATTATGAAGCGCAGTCCTGAAAGCCGCAGATTATGGCCGATGACAGCATTGGTGGTCATCCTGCTGATCGCCTTTGCGCTGCGCGTTCACCAGTTGGACTCCCAGTCGCTCTGGTACGACGAAGCAGTGACAGCTCAGTTGGTCCAGCAGGATCTTGCCGACCTTGGTCGTTGGACCGCCGACGATATCCAGCCGCCGCTCTACTACCTGGCGGTGGACCGTTGGGCAACACTGGCCGGGACGGGCGAATGGGCGCTCAGATTTCCGTCGGCGATGTTCGGCCTGGTAATGGTCTGCCTGGCCGCGATTCTGGCGCGCCGGCTCTTCGGCTGGCAGGCCGGCCTGTTGGCCGCGCTTCTGGCTGCCATCCATCCCCTCTGGGTCTACTACAGCCAGGAAGCCAGGATGTACACGCTGCTCACCGCGTTGGGGATGCTGGCGGGCTATGCGCTGCTGCGGGTTCTTTCCGCCGGCGACAGGGATGGTCCACGCCGCTACCTCTGGTGGGCTGTTTTTGTCATCAGCGGCATTGCCATGCTCTACACCCATTATTTCGCGGCCTTCCTGCTGGCGGCGCTGGGCGGCTTCTTTTTGCTCTCCATTGCGATCTGGCGGCGGAGCGATTTCGGCCGGCTGTTGGTCGAGGGCATTGCGGCAGCCGTCTTGATTGCGCTGGCCTACCTGCCATGGCTGCCCAACGCGCTGGGACGCTTCCAGATCGACACCAGCTATTGGCAGGGAACCCTCAAGCTGAACGAAGCCCTGCGGCACCTGGCCATCAACTTCTCTACCGGCGAGACCGTATTGGAGCAGCAGGCAACCACACTCGCCTGGATCGTCTTCGCAATTGCCATCGCGTGCCTCGTTGCGCTGGTCTGGGCAGCCATCGCGAGAAAGCCACAGGCAACAGACGCAACGGCAGCCGACAAAGCTGCCGTTTCAACCGGCTCAGAGACAGCGCCGGCCATGGCGCTGGCCTATCTGCTGATGACCCTGGTCCTGCCCGTCCTGGCCATTCTCCTGCTGGCCTACCGCACGCCCAAGTTCAACCCGCGCTATTTGATGCTGGCATCCCCTGGCCTGGTGCTGCTGCTGGCCGGCGGATTGGCCGTCCCATTTCAATATGGTCGATCTGCAAAAAGACCCTGGCGGTCGGCCCTTCAGGCAACCGCCTTGATCCTTCTGGCGGGGCTGCTGGTCATTTTCCTCTACGCAGATCGCAACTGGTACGAGGACCCGGCCTTCACAAAAGATGACTGGCGCGGCGCCGTAGGCCATGTTCGCTCCCAACTTGGGCAGAACGAAGCGGTGATCCTGGTCAGCGGCCATGCCCTGCCGGCCTGGCGCTATTACGCGCCTGATGTGCAACCACTGCGCCTGCCTGAACTGGAAATCCTGGATGTCAACAGTGTGCTCGACCTGGACTCAGCACTATCCGTCCTGAACGATGGCCTGTCGGGACACAGCGGCGCCTGGTTGGTCCAGTGGCAGGAAGAGGTCGTCGACCCGACCGGCGTTGTACCCTTCCTGCTGGACTCGGTCGGAGAGAAAACCTTGCCCGGGCAGTCCTTCTGGGGCCTGGACGAGGTAACACATTACCTGTTGCCCGACCAGAGCGATCTCAGCGATCAGCTTGCGCCGATGCAGGAGGTGGATGCCAATTTTGCAGGCCAGGTGAAGTTGATGGGCTTCCAGCAGCCCTCCTGCGATCCGTCATCGGGCGAAAGCTGCCAGCTGAACCTGTTCTGGCAGGCCCTGGTCCCGTTGACCGCCGACTACAAGCTTTCGGCATCGTTGATGGACACGGAACAGGGCTTCACCTGGTCCGACCTGGCGGATCGAAGGCTGGCGGCCTACGAGTATCCCACCTTCCGCTGGTCGCCCGGGCAGGTGGTGTTGAGCCGGCTGGCCCTGGCGCCTGAGCCGGGCACCCCACCCGGCGAGTACAAGCTGCGGATCGTCGTGTACGACGCCGATAGCGGGCGGGTCCTCGATGTGGTGGACGCAGCCGGCAATCCGCAGGGTCCGCTGATCGACCTGGGTCCGTTGACGTTGGAGTCGCTGGTGCCTGGCGATCCGTCGCTGCCGGCCGGGCTGGGTCAACCGGTTGATGTTGCGCCAGGCATCCAATTGCTGGCTGCAACCGCCAAGCCCGATCCGGCGCGGCCTGGCAGCCAGGTTCAGGTCGACACCTGGTGGAGAAAAACCGACCAGGCGGAGCAGAATTACGGGCTGGCATGGCAGTGGTCACACCCCGGGCTGGACCCGGATGAACCCCCTTCGGCGATCAGGCCCTCTCAGGGTTTTGACACCGGCCAGTGGCCGGAGGGCAACGCCGTTCACAATGCCTTCCACGTGAGGGTGCCAATAGACCTTCTGTCGGAGCAGGACGAGGAGATCACCCTGCGCGTTGGCCTGGTCGAGCCGGGGAGTGGCACCTTTGCCGGCGACACCGCGCATATCCCCTTGACCCTGCTTCCCGGTCTCCACAGCTTCCAGGTCCCGCCAATTGACCTGCCGGTCAGCGCCAGTTTTGGCCGTTTCATCGAATTGCTG includes the following:
- a CDS encoding glycosyltransferase encodes the protein MHIGVITHNFPRFPGDYSGNFVAYLSEALAREGNRVTILAPWDAAYRPPPPDSQVDRFLWRYAPRADWHRLGYMRTMEADVKMRGETYWLAPGFFAAGTLATLQWCLINKPDVLHAHWLLPGGFFGAVASRLLGIPLVVSIPGSDALVARQNPVMRSMAKFVLDQADLITANSGSLRDVAVNELGADPRRFELIIYGVDPRAMTVDRSKNAELRAELGVAPDELLLLAVGRMVYKKGFDVLIRAMAMIKQSGVLETGAALPKLRLAFVGEGDLWQEWQELARDLGVDEDIVWPGTVPFDQMQGMYNAADVLVMPSVTRPATGLSVTVLDAMACGKPIIGSTAAGNPLVVREGHNGYIVPEGDPAALAGAILRFAALPCETREEMGKKSRRLVEEQFAWEHLARRYLENFKRLAAGRVLLGKQDGLR
- a CDS encoding DUF2079 domain-containing protein is translated as MSKAHSASHSRRPPRWAVALLWALIVIYTLYFSAVSIRLHDAHQTHASDLGQIDLAIWNTSQGRFVEQIKGDQITTRMTDHVEPIFAPVSTVFWIWDDVRALLILQAALLALGAWPVFHYAYDRVMDKESDSAGDAKWSALTALAFVAAYLLYPSLQAASAAEFHALPLATPLILFAFLFAQRRQWGRFAVAALLVATVQEGTALLAAALGAYALGIGIYRLIQGRGDASVSTDPVWHNSQVMRPLVTGAIVLAAGLLWFYLATFVIVPVYAAEAYGLDESPYVARYGALGSSFGDVITSLFTRPGTVLRIAMEPLRLRYLLLILAPLGFLSLIGFEILLVGLPLFLANFLSAFPFQYSGQLHYSTPLAAYVVIAAIVGAQRLRPAARQVAVIAGNRGLWTAYRKHFLLIGWILVWSIGCQILSGYTPIGSNFRQSWPAVTPHHRLLARFADQIPDEAALSTMPSLHPHLSHRERIYRFPVLADSQFVLLDIAARTGWSMHPEEMKRQAMDMLNSGEWMVEDAADGYLLLRRASGGQDTGPAGDLPPEFYSFARPRHEPQYPLDITFGDRVKLLGYDVLDDSEWRQTAIRLYWQALDSLPDDLQLRAFFMTPDGQEVDSSDQRPLIQPIWLPPSAWPVGETIVTDKLHWFLPREWALAAGVYQGNDWESNQRWTISAGQQKPGFDDNSWTIAGTYHRVNGQLQPSDGLTDLEPLDVAFGGDGWTTRLTGVSLPRRAAPGTSVPLSLQWQSNGPSMRDYTIFLHLRDVGGRTVAQADAGPTWYGPRPTSQWPADETLQSAHTLQLSPDLEPGLYDVVAGWYYWETMERLAKLGPDGQPVGDETVIAQLAVDSTAGPDPDLCCALVPECCASQ
- a CDS encoding NAD-dependent epimerase/dehydratase family protein; amino-acid sequence: MQALVIGGNGFIGSHLVDRLIELDWDVVVLDIQERRWDPLPGQVNFIRGDLSRAYLVREALAGADLLFHLAWSTIHEVANRDPGADVENNLIPSIELIQAAQRVGVSRFVFTSSGGTVYGPTRQVPTPETHPRNPITAYGVSKLAVEKYLQMYHHIGDLDYAVLRPSVPYGPRQNPLGNQGAVAVFLYRVARGLPITIWGDGSITRDFFYITDLVDALIRAAEEPLSDERTFNIGGTQEISLNQLVKVVEKTVGKKAVAEYLPARPFDAPRVHLDTSRAQAVLDWQPKVDLEPGIQKTWAWINDNFS
- a CDS encoding glycosyltransferase family 39 protein, encoding MTALVVILLIAFALRVHQLDSQSLWYDEAVTAQLVQQDLADLGRWTADDIQPPLYYLAVDRWATLAGTGEWALRFPSAMFGLVMVCLAAILARRLFGWQAGLLAALLAAIHPLWVYYSQEARMYTLLTALGMLAGYALLRVLSAGDRDGPRRYLWWAVFVISGIAMLYTHYFAAFLLAALGGFFLLSIAIWRRSDFGRLLVEGIAAAVLIALAYLPWLPNALGRFQIDTSYWQGTLKLNEALRHLAINFSTGETVLEQQATTLAWIVFAIAIACLVALVWAAIARKPQATDATAADKAAVSTGSETAPAMALAYLLMTLVLPVLAILLLAYRTPKFNPRYLMLASPGLVLLLAGGLAVPFQYGRSAKRPWRSALQATALILLAGLLVIFLYADRNWYEDPAFTKDDWRGAVGHVRSQLGQNEAVILVSGHALPAWRYYAPDVQPLRLPELEILDVNSVLDLDSALSVLNDGLSGHSGAWLVQWQEEVVDPTGVVPFLLDSVGEKTLPGQSFWGLDEVTHYLLPDQSDLSDQLAPMQEVDANFAGQVKLMGFQQPSCDPSSGESCQLNLFWQALVPLTADYKLSASLMDTEQGFTWSDLADRRLAAYEYPTFRWSPGQVVLSRLALAPEPGTPPGEYKLRIVVYDADSGRVLDVVDAAGNPQGPLIDLGPLTLESLVPGDPSLPAGLGQPVDVAPGIQLLAATAKPDPARPGSQVQVDTWWRKTDQAEQNYGLAWQWSHPGLDPDEPPSAIRPSQGFDTGQWPEGNAVHNAFHVRVPIDLLSEQDEEITLRVGLVEPGSGTFAGDTAHIPLTLLPGLHSFQVPPIDLPVSASFGRFIELLGVNLPDAAPVAGDQLAVEVIWQRLDDLDASYIAFVHLLDDAGKLVAQDDHIPLDGQRPTGDWVAGEVVADTFLLSLPESLAAGIYRLETGFYNSNEPGLPLLGEAAPVGEIGVTGRG